A genome region from Natranaeroarchaeum sulfidigenes includes the following:
- a CDS encoding metal ABC transporter permease, producing MSTDTADERTEQSLRAGGVPTRQRIEEVLLVLTALLGIGMIGFVTVDWLRAAPGTVGTFTGTAFAQFLILGEWLDYYLGTNVFQHPFMWRQIATGVLVGIVGPLVGTYLVHRQMALIGETLAHTAFAGVAIGVVVVGLFGLAGSRGQLLVVALIVSVAAALGLQWLTQHTDSYGDVPIAIVLTGSFAVGTLLISWGREFVSVPIEIEDLLFGNMSVVTAQGSQIVAVLSVVVTALVVFNYKQFLFITFDEKAARVARFNVSWYNALLVTMTAVVVVGAMQILGVILVAGLLVIPVAAASQVAGGFRETLYLSVLFGQASILGGIGFAIWASLPSGGSVIVVAILIYLIAVAFSDRSATLTMR from the coding sequence AATCGGAATGATCGGTTTTGTTACCGTCGACTGGCTCCGGGCTGCACCGGGGACTGTCGGCACGTTCACCGGGACGGCGTTCGCCCAGTTCCTGATCCTTGGCGAGTGGCTCGATTACTACCTCGGGACGAACGTCTTTCAGCATCCGTTCATGTGGCGACAGATCGCGACTGGCGTCCTGGTGGGGATCGTCGGCCCACTCGTCGGAACCTACCTCGTTCATCGACAGATGGCGCTGATCGGTGAGACACTCGCTCACACCGCGTTTGCCGGTGTCGCCATCGGCGTCGTGGTCGTCGGACTGTTTGGTCTCGCCGGATCGAGAGGGCAGTTGCTGGTCGTCGCTCTGATCGTGAGTGTCGCCGCAGCGCTCGGGCTACAGTGGCTGACACAGCACACGGACAGCTACGGCGACGTACCAATTGCGATCGTGCTCACCGGGAGTTTCGCCGTCGGGACACTGCTTATTTCCTGGGGCCGGGAGTTCGTTTCCGTCCCGATCGAGATCGAGGATCTACTGTTCGGGAATATGTCGGTTGTCACCGCACAGGGCTCACAGATCGTCGCCGTCCTTTCGGTCGTCGTTACCGCCCTCGTTGTATTCAACTACAAGCAGTTCCTCTTCATCACGTTCGACGAGAAAGCCGCCCGCGTTGCACGTTTTAATGTCTCGTGGTACAACGCGCTTCTGGTGACGATGACCGCTGTCGTTGTCGTCGGGGCAATGCAGATTCTCGGCGTGATTCTGGTAGCTGGGCTACTGGTCATTCCAGTCGCTGCAGCCTCGCAGGTCGCTGGCGGCTTCCGGGAAACGCTGTACCTGTCGGTACTGTTCGGGCAGGCGTCGATTCTGGGTGGGATCGGCTTTGCGATCTGGGCGAGTCTCCCCTCCGGCGGCTCGGTGATCGTGGTCGCAATCCTGATTTATCTCATTGCCGTCGCCTTTTCGGATCGGTCTGCAACGCTGACGATGCGGTGA
- a CDS encoding acetate--CoA ligase family protein, whose translation MGALSDLFGPERVAVVGATDREGSVGRAILTNLQADYTGEVVPINPNRDAVLGLDCYESVAAAPPADLAVVVVPSGIVIDAVREAAEAGVDDVVVITAGFSETGSEGAERERDLIEVAEEYDLNLVGPNSLGVMSTPNGMNATFGPDNAQEGSISFMSQSGAFITAVLDWANDQDLGFKDVVSLGNEAVLDESDFINEWGDDPDTDVIIGYLEGIDHGREFIDTTREVTDDTPVVLVKSGRTEAGAQAASSHTGTIAGSEQAYAAGLDQAGVLRVETVQEMFDYARMLSGQPLPERDDVAVITNAGGPGVMTTDAIGDSRLDLASFSDETLETYGEMLPDEGNIYNPVDVLGDADASRFEKALDAALTDPGVGAAIVVAAPTAVLDFENLADVISEKKEEYETPIVSALMGGESTAAAAEKLKDNGVPNYFDPARAIRSIGALSEYRDISRTSHEEPTDFDVDRERAREILEGAKARDDNRLGVEAMDLLDAYGIPTPEGDVVDSPAEAEAVAKEIDGPAVMKIVSPDILHKSDIGGVKVGVETEDVADAYEDLVTRARNYQPDANLIGIQVQEMVDLDDGTETIVGLNRDPQFGPMVLFGLGGIFVEVLEDTTVRIAPISEPEADEMIDDIQAAPLLRGARGRTPADTDAISESLQRLSQLATDFPAILELDVNPLVAGPDGATAIDLQLTVDTDKL comes from the coding sequence ATGGGAGCGTTATCGGACCTGTTCGGGCCGGAGCGTGTAGCCGTCGTCGGTGCAACCGACCGGGAGGGATCCGTCGGGCGGGCAATCCTGACGAACCTCCAGGCCGATTACACTGGCGAGGTCGTTCCAATCAACCCGAACCGTGATGCGGTGCTGGGACTGGACTGTTATGAATCAGTGGCGGCGGCGCCACCGGCGGACCTGGCTGTAGTGGTCGTCCCGTCAGGGATCGTCATCGATGCGGTGCGGGAAGCGGCTGAGGCGGGTGTCGACGACGTCGTCGTTATCACCGCCGGCTTCAGCGAAACCGGCAGCGAAGGTGCCGAACGGGAACGCGATCTGATCGAGGTCGCCGAGGAGTACGATCTCAACCTCGTCGGCCCCAACAGCCTCGGCGTGATGAGTACGCCGAACGGTATGAACGCCACCTTCGGCCCGGACAACGCACAGGAGGGATCGATCTCCTTTATGAGCCAGTCCGGTGCGTTCATTACAGCAGTGCTGGACTGGGCGAACGATCAGGACCTCGGATTCAAAGATGTCGTCTCACTGGGTAACGAGGCCGTCCTCGACGAGTCCGACTTCATCAACGAGTGGGGTGACGACCCGGACACCGACGTGATTATCGGCTACCTCGAAGGGATCGATCACGGTCGGGAGTTCATCGACACCACGCGGGAGGTAACCGACGACACGCCGGTTGTGCTCGTCAAATCCGGCCGGACCGAAGCCGGTGCGCAGGCGGCCTCCTCACACACCGGGACGATCGCCGGGAGCGAACAGGCCTACGCGGCAGGCCTCGATCAGGCGGGCGTCCTGCGCGTCGAGACCGTCCAGGAGATGTTCGACTACGCGCGGATGCTTTCGGGCCAGCCACTCCCCGAGCGCGACGACGTTGCGGTCATTACCAACGCGGGCGGTCCGGGCGTGATGACCACTGACGCGATCGGCGACTCGCGGCTCGACCTTGCGAGCTTCTCCGACGAGACGCTGGAAACGTACGGCGAGATGCTCCCCGACGAGGGTAACATCTACAACCCGGTCGACGTGCTCGGTGACGCCGACGCGAGTCGGTTCGAGAAGGCCCTCGACGCCGCGCTGACCGATCCCGGTGTCGGGGCCGCGATCGTCGTCGCGGCGCCGACCGCCGTCCTCGATTTCGAGAATCTCGCCGACGTTATCAGCGAGAAAAAAGAAGAGTACGAGACGCCGATCGTCTCCGCACTGATGGGCGGGGAGAGTACCGCAGCGGCCGCAGAAAAACTCAAGGACAACGGCGTCCCGAACTACTTCGATCCGGCGCGTGCGATCCGGAGTATCGGCGCGCTTTCCGAGTATCGGGACATCAGCCGGACGAGCCACGAGGAGCCGACCGACTTCGATGTCGACCGCGAGCGCGCACGAGAGATCCTCGAAGGTGCGAAAGCCCGCGACGACAACCGTCTCGGTGTCGAGGCGATGGATCTGCTCGATGCCTACGGCATCCCGACGCCCGAGGGAGACGTCGTCGACTCGCCCGCGGAGGCGGAGGCAGTCGCCAAAGAGATCGACGGCCCCGCAGTCATGAAGATCGTCAGCCCCGACATCCTTCACAAGTCCGACATCGGGGGCGTAAAAGTCGGCGTCGAAACCGAGGACGTCGCGGACGCCTACGAGGATCTCGTGACGCGGGCGCGAAACTACCAGCCCGACGCAAACCTCATCGGGATCCAGGTACAAGAGATGGTCGACCTCGATGATGGGACGGAAACGATCGTCGGCCTCAACCGCGACCCGCAGTTCGGCCCGATGGTCCTCTTTGGCCTCGGCGGCATCTTCGTCGAAGTGCTCGAAGACACGACGGTTCGGATCGCACCGATCAGCGAACCGGAGGCCGACGAGATGATCGACGACATTCAGGCCGCGCCGCTGCTGCGCGGGGCGCGAGGGCGCACGCCGGCGGATACGGACGCCATCTCGGAGTCGCTCCAGCGCCTCTCACAGCTGGCGACCGACTTCCCGGCGATCCTCGAACTCGACGTGAACCCGCTGGTCGCGGGACCGGACGGTGCGACGGCGATCGACCTGCAACTGACCGTGGACACTGATAAACTATGA
- a CDS encoding phosphotransacetylase family protein — MTKTLLVTSTEEGTGKTAVSIALGMLAKERGLDVGYMKPKGTRLRSRVGKTLDEDPMLARELLEMDAEMHELEPVVYSPTFIEQVIRGQEDASDLQTQVKEHFETLAAGRDLMIVEGGGSLTTGGIVDLTDADVAELLDAEVLLLGGYETAGDVDEVLAAARQLDDRLAGVLFNAVTDDAFDSLETDAAPFLESKGISVHGVLPREQDLAGITVADLADELGAEILTNADTDAYVERFSVGAMGSDAALRHFRRTRDAAVITGGDRSDVQTAALQAPGIECLILTGGHRPTGAVIGKAEEKGVPILLLQTDTLTAIDRAEGVVSEGRTRDAKTVDRMGELLASHADVDGLIGAPVEDADE; from the coding sequence ATGACGAAGACGCTACTCGTAACCTCGACCGAAGAAGGCACCGGCAAGACGGCCGTCTCGATCGCGCTCGGCATGCTCGCCAAGGAGCGCGGCCTCGACGTCGGCTACATGAAACCAAAAGGGACGCGGCTCCGTTCCCGCGTCGGTAAGACGCTCGACGAGGATCCGATGCTCGCTCGCGAGCTGCTGGAGATGGACGCGGAGATGCACGAGCTCGAACCCGTCGTCTACTCGCCGACGTTCATCGAGCAGGTCATCCGCGGCCAGGAAGACGCCAGCGACCTCCAGACGCAGGTCAAAGAACACTTCGAGACGCTCGCGGCCGGACGTGATCTGATGATCGTCGAGGGCGGCGGCTCGCTGACGACCGGCGGCATCGTCGACCTGACTGATGCCGACGTCGCCGAACTGCTAGACGCCGAAGTGCTCCTGCTTGGCGGCTACGAGACGGCGGGCGATGTCGACGAGGTACTTGCAGCCGCACGGCAGCTCGACGACCGGCTCGCTGGCGTCCTGTTCAACGCCGTCACCGACGACGCCTTCGATAGCCTCGAAACCGACGCGGCACCGTTCCTTGAAAGCAAGGGCATCTCGGTTCACGGCGTGCTCCCGCGCGAGCAGGACCTCGCCGGGATCACGGTCGCTGATCTCGCGGACGAACTCGGTGCGGAGATCCTCACCAACGCCGACACCGATGCCTACGTCGAACGCTTCAGCGTCGGGGCGATGGGCAGCGACGCCGCGCTCCGTCACTTCCGGCGTACACGCGACGCCGCGGTCATCACCGGCGGCGACCGCTCGGACGTCCAGACTGCCGCGCTGCAGGCACCCGGTATCGAGTGTCTTATCCTCACCGGCGGCCACCGCCCGACCGGAGCCGTCATCGGCAAGGCAGAAGAGAAGGGCGTCCCGATCCTCCTGCTCCAGACCGACACGCTGACCGCGATCGACCGCGCCGAGGGCGTCGTCAGCGAGGGCCGAACCCGTGACGCAAAGACGGTCGACCGTATGGGCGAACTGCTTGCGAGCCACGCCGACGTGGACGGCCTCATCGGCGCTCCGGTCGAGGACGCAGACGAGTAA
- a CDS encoding DUF7547 family protein: MSDSAPDEELARTAEELADTLRDLRREVEPRPRPRRGPLGLPRPPSPRELLDFADDVAIPTAIAVLEANIRILEALQRAISVAQAEREARERGEELRGEAERRGREARDAATRLGEESLDRLDDALAELQRAVDEGALPRDETAREILTEARELRNDLDEQVRDAEARVDEQQERARRNEQEDAGEDDDPVQVDVDSELDSLRSRYGDDDEESTDEDPD; encoded by the coding sequence ATGAGCGACAGCGCCCCCGACGAGGAACTCGCCCGAACCGCCGAGGAGCTGGCCGATACCCTCCGTGACCTCCGCCGGGAGGTCGAACCACGGCCGCGGCCACGGCGTGGCCCGCTCGGGCTCCCTCGCCCGCCCTCTCCGCGAGAACTGCTCGATTTCGCCGACGACGTTGCGATCCCGACCGCGATCGCCGTGCTGGAGGCGAATATCCGTATTCTCGAAGCTCTCCAGCGCGCCATCTCGGTCGCACAGGCCGAACGCGAGGCCCGCGAGCGCGGCGAGGAGCTCCGCGGCGAGGCCGAACGCCGCGGCCGCGAGGCGCGGGATGCCGCCACCCGCCTCGGCGAGGAGAGTCTCGACCGGCTCGACGACGCACTGGCCGAGCTTCAGCGCGCGGTCGACGAGGGCGCGCTCCCGCGGGACGAAACGGCCCGCGAAATCCTTACCGAAGCCCGCGAACTCCGGAACGACCTCGACGAGCAGGTCCGGGATGCCGAAGCACGGGTAGACGAGCAACAGGAGCGAGCGCGTCGCAACGAGCAGGAAGACGCCGGGGAGGACGACGATCCGGTGCAGGTCGACGTCGACTCCGAACTGGACTCCCTGCGGAGCCGGTATGGTGACGACGACGAGGAATCGACCGACGAGGATCCGGACTGA
- a CDS encoding nucleotidyltransferase domain-containing protein yields MDGGNVDSELIAAFEASVCADADVEFAIVFGSQSAGETTQASDIDLAVKFSDGLTEGDRFDKRCFLSGNLQREELPFIDVSDIEALSLDVAHDAVNGTFVCGDEDAFEQFKSDTEEAFSANRDTIRREQRAVIDRIAEDGLRG; encoded by the coding sequence ATGGACGGGGGCAACGTGGATTCGGAGCTGATCGCTGCCTTCGAAGCGTCAGTGTGCGCTGACGCCGACGTCGAGTTCGCTATCGTGTTCGGTTCCCAGAGCGCGGGTGAGACGACCCAGGCGTCTGATATCGATCTTGCCGTCAAGTTTTCCGACGGTCTTACTGAGGGTGATCGGTTCGACAAGCGATGTTTCCTGTCGGGAAATCTTCAGCGAGAGGAGCTCCCATTTATCGATGTCTCCGACATCGAAGCGCTGTCGCTTGATGTTGCACATGACGCGGTTAACGGGACATTTGTCTGCGGTGACGAGGACGCGTTCGAGCAGTTTAAATCGGACACCGAGGAGGCGTTCTCTGCCAACCGTGACACTATACGTCGCGAGCAGCGTGCTGTGATCGATCGAATCGCGGAGGACGGACTGCGTGGCTGA
- the hepT gene encoding type VII toxin-antitoxin system HepT family RNase toxin translates to MADRRVVSIKLEQIEQYHGELSEKQETLSREEFLRSTTEQRAVERMFENAIQACSDLAQHIATRDFGYDGSTAKEAVHILSQEGVIDEETATTLVSAIGFRNVLAHEYGHVDAGEVYETLQTGLAVYDAYSRQMATWVRDGK, encoded by the coding sequence GTGGCTGACAGACGAGTTGTTTCGATCAAGCTTGAGCAGATCGAACAGTATCACGGCGAATTATCCGAGAAGCAAGAAACGCTGTCCCGCGAAGAGTTCCTTCGAAGTACGACCGAACAGCGCGCCGTTGAGCGAATGTTCGAGAACGCGATTCAGGCGTGTTCTGATCTGGCTCAACATATCGCGACGCGCGATTTCGGGTACGACGGGAGCACTGCGAAAGAAGCAGTCCACATTCTGTCTCAAGAGGGCGTTATCGACGAGGAGACAGCGACCACACTTGTGTCCGCTATCGGGTTCAGAAACGTCCTTGCCCATGAGTACGGACATGTCGATGCTGGGGAAGTATACGAAACACTCCAAACCGGACTCGCAGTGTACGATGCATACAGCCGACAGATGGCAACGTGGGTTCGAGACGGAAAATAA
- a CDS encoding DUF2157 domain-containing protein gives MDRDDLEDAVEDWVAADIITREQAEAILDHHEPEDRASRLITALSVMGAVLVGAGLLLYLTANWADIPRALRALLLVGIPAAGYGGGVWLQRGQYPRVGLALLVFGAGFVGVSLFALADLFALDVDPAWLLLGWTAVAVPTGHALASRLVTAGGLAVGAATLGTATTAEPAVVIGLYGVVLFALGIWRRGTAVGVAYRFVGVAGALGTTIVLAGTGGRFGPAPEMDAVILAVGVGAVAVTGRGALDSRTSENVALPLWTGLATLVLVVLPTLAVADLQPTATALLAHLLALVLVLASVTVSYRFGEPMLVNIAALAFLLVVLSFLGTTVADALSGAIALVVGGLILLAVGLGLERGRRTLLDRMGSPDRRET, from the coding sequence ATGGACCGCGACGACCTCGAAGACGCGGTCGAGGACTGGGTGGCCGCCGACATCATCACACGGGAGCAAGCCGAGGCGATCCTCGATCACCACGAGCCCGAGGATCGGGCCTCGCGCCTGATCACCGCACTGTCGGTGATGGGAGCGGTGCTGGTCGGCGCGGGACTGCTGTTGTATCTCACCGCGAACTGGGCCGATATCCCACGAGCGCTTCGTGCACTCCTGCTGGTTGGGATCCCCGCCGCTGGTTACGGTGGCGGCGTGTGGCTCCAGCGTGGGCAGTACCCGCGTGTTGGGCTGGCGCTGCTCGTGTTCGGGGCGGGCTTCGTCGGCGTCTCGCTGTTCGCGCTTGCCGACCTGTTCGCGCTGGACGTCGATCCGGCGTGGCTGTTGCTTGGCTGGACAGCCGTTGCGGTACCGACCGGCCACGCGCTGGCGTCCCGGCTGGTTACCGCGGGTGGCCTCGCGGTCGGCGCGGCGACACTCGGCACAGCAACGACGGCAGAGCCCGCCGTCGTGATCGGCCTCTACGGCGTCGTCCTGTTCGCGCTGGGGATCTGGCGGCGCGGGACAGCGGTCGGGGTCGCCTACCGATTCGTCGGCGTTGCAGGGGCGCTCGGGACCACGATCGTCCTGGCTGGCACGGGCGGGCGGTTCGGTCCGGCGCCCGAGATGGACGCCGTGATCCTCGCCGTCGGGGTCGGTGCCGTCGCAGTAACCGGGCGAGGGGCGCTCGATAGCCGGACGAGCGAGAACGTCGCGTTGCCGCTCTGGACTGGCCTCGCAACGCTGGTACTCGTGGTTTTACCCACGCTGGCGGTTGCGGACCTGCAGCCGACAGCCACCGCACTGCTCGCGCATCTGCTCGCGCTGGTGCTGGTGCTCGCCAGCGTCACCGTCAGCTACCGGTTCGGTGAGCCAATGCTCGTGAACATCGCCGCGCTGGCGTTCCTGCTCGTCGTCCTGTCGTTTCTGGGAACGACAGTGGCGGATGCGCTCTCCGGCGCGATCGCACTCGTCGTCGGTGGACTGATCCTGCTCGCCGTCGGCCTCGGGCTCGAACGAGGGCGGCGGACGCTGCTCGACCGGATGGGTAGTCCAGACCGTCGCGAAACGTGA
- the psmA gene encoding archaeal proteasome endopeptidase complex subunit alpha encodes MQGQAQQQAYDRGITIFSPDGRLYQVEYAREAVKRGTASIGVRTEDGVVLAVDKRIRSPLLEGTSVEKLHKADDHIGIASAGHVADARQLIDFARQNAQTNRLRYGEPVGVETLTKEVTDHIQQYTQVGGARPFGVALIIGGIENGEPRLYETDPSGTPYEWKALAVGADRGDIQEFLEENYDGGDSLDDGIVLALEALASVNDDELNPEGLALATIETETEEYAELDTDEIREYLDANDLLAGEDEDEEDEEDEEDDEE; translated from the coding sequence ATGCAGGGACAAGCCCAACAGCAGGCCTACGACCGAGGGATTACGATCTTCTCCCCGGACGGACGGCTCTATCAGGTAGAGTACGCCCGCGAAGCGGTCAAACGCGGCACAGCTAGCATCGGCGTTCGGACCGAGGATGGTGTCGTTCTTGCGGTCGACAAACGCATCCGGTCGCCGCTGCTCGAAGGAACCAGCGTCGAGAAGCTCCACAAGGCCGACGACCACATCGGCATCGCCAGCGCAGGGCACGTCGCCGACGCCCGCCAGCTAATCGACTTCGCGCGCCAGAACGCCCAGACCAACCGCCTTCGCTACGGCGAACCGGTCGGCGTCGAGACGCTCACGAAGGAGGTCACTGACCACATCCAGCAGTACACACAGGTCGGTGGCGCACGTCCCTTCGGCGTCGCGCTGATTATCGGTGGCATCGAGAACGGCGAACCGCGCCTCTACGAGACGGACCCCTCCGGGACGCCGTACGAATGGAAGGCGCTCGCAGTCGGTGCCGACCGCGGCGACATCCAGGAGTTCTTAGAGGAGAACTACGACGGCGGCGACAGTCTGGACGACGGCATCGTCCTGGCGCTCGAAGCACTCGCCTCCGTGAACGACGACGAACTGAACCCCGAAGGACTCGCTCTGGCGACGATCGAGACCGAGACCGAGGAGTACGCCGAACTCGATACCGACGAGATCCGCGAGTATCTCGACGCCAACGACCTGCTCGCTGGCGAGGACGAAGACGAAGAAGACGAAGAAGACGAAGAAGACGACGAGGAGTAA
- a CDS encoding Rpp14/Pop5 family protein — MKHLPKHFRPRWRYLAVVLESSPEANLSRGAFQRELWYAAQNLVGDAGSADSDLTVLDFSFAEGRGETVVRARHGHVTEARAALACIDSINSHEIGVRLTGISGTIRACEEKYLGRGTEVSDERNVVFDGERRSAVIRDELVDVAVGGSHVGAMTLDLQ, encoded by the coding sequence ATGAAACACCTCCCAAAACATTTCCGTCCACGCTGGCGCTATCTCGCCGTCGTGCTGGAGTCGTCACCGGAAGCCAACCTCTCTCGCGGCGCGTTTCAGCGCGAACTCTGGTACGCCGCTCAGAACCTCGTCGGGGACGCCGGAAGTGCCGATTCCGATCTAACCGTGCTCGACTTTTCGTTTGCGGAGGGCAGGGGGGAAACCGTCGTCCGCGCCCGACACGGACACGTCACCGAGGCCCGTGCCGCGCTTGCCTGTATCGACAGTATCAACAGTCACGAAATCGGCGTACGCCTCACCGGTATCAGTGGCACGATCCGTGCCTGTGAAGAAAAGTATTTAGGACGAGGGACGGAAGTTTCGGACGAGAGAAACGTCGTGTTCGACGGCGAACGACGATCTGCGGTCATCCGCGACGAGCTGGTGGATGTCGCGGTCGGCGGCTCGCACGTCGGCGCGATGACACTCGATTTACAGTGA
- a CDS encoding class I SAM-dependent methyltransferase encodes MTKTPDDHGERFDEIAAEYDEDQSPEYRACVELVVEHADPDGEETLLDLGAGTGAIALALAEDAGRVLGRDVSEGMLEQAREKATEREITNIDFREGRFREPNVDGEVHIVTSNFAMHHLSDEEKREAIDVIAGLGPRKFVLGDVMFFGEPDPGEPFYSPEVDDPATVGLLADALTDAEFALTAVEPVHEQVGVLVAERSHGDGAQ; translated from the coding sequence ATGACGAAGACGCCTGACGATCACGGCGAGCGATTCGACGAGATCGCCGCGGAGTACGACGAGGATCAGAGCCCGGAGTATCGTGCATGCGTCGAGCTCGTCGTCGAGCACGCCGATCCGGACGGCGAGGAGACGCTTCTCGACCTCGGGGCCGGTACCGGCGCGATCGCGCTTGCGCTCGCCGAGGACGCGGGGCGTGTGCTCGGCCGGGACGTCAGCGAGGGGATGCTCGAACAGGCTCGCGAGAAGGCGACCGAACGGGAGATCACGAACATCGATTTCCGCGAGGGACGCTTTCGTGAGCCGAACGTCGACGGGGAGGTCCACATCGTCACTTCGAACTTCGCGATGCATCACCTCTCGGACGAGGAAAAACGCGAGGCAATCGACGTGATCGCCGGGCTTGGGCCACGGAAGTTCGTCCTCGGCGACGTGATGTTCTTTGGCGAACCCGACCCCGGGGAACCGTTCTACAGCCCCGAAGTCGACGACCCGGCAACGGTTGGACTGCTCGCGGACGCGCTAACCGACGCCGAATTCGCGCTAACCGCGGTCGAACCGGTCCACGAACAGGTCGGCGTACTCGTCGCAGAACGATCACACGGAGACGGCGCGCAATGA
- a CDS encoding RNase P subunit p30 family protein gives MYEAVHAWPDGDSTVARLAETASEYGYDGIVVRNAQEAGRDRASFADIRDETGVDIVAANQITSDDPQRASGFVGNYRERDRLVIVGGGTNAINRFAVEQERVDVLAHPMRGDGDFNHVLARAARDNGVRIEFDLSPVLRTTGGERVRALKSLRKLRELVEQYDAPFVVSATPRSHLHLRAPRELAAVGETIGFDPERIEAGLAEWDRLIERNREIQSESFIEPGIERGRYDEDA, from the coding sequence ATGTACGAGGCGGTCCACGCCTGGCCAGACGGTGACTCGACGGTCGCGCGGCTGGCCGAAACGGCGAGCGAGTACGGCTACGACGGGATCGTCGTCAGGAACGCCCAGGAGGCCGGTCGGGACCGTGCTTCGTTCGCCGATATTCGAGATGAAACCGGCGTCGATATCGTCGCCGCAAACCAGATCACGAGCGACGACCCCCAGCGAGCCAGCGGCTTCGTCGGCAACTACCGCGAGCGGGATCGGCTCGTCATCGTGGGGGGTGGCACGAACGCGATCAACCGCTTTGCGGTCGAACAGGAGCGCGTCGACGTGCTCGCTCACCCGATGCGTGGCGATGGTGATTTCAACCACGTACTCGCCCGCGCTGCACGGGACAACGGCGTCCGGATCGAGTTCGACCTGTCCCCAGTCCTCCGGACGACCGGCGGTGAGCGAGTCCGGGCGCTCAAGTCGCTCCGAAAGCTCCGCGAGCTCGTCGAGCAGTACGATGCGCCGTTCGTGGTGAGTGCAACGCCCCGGTCGCACCTCCACCTGCGCGCACCGCGGGAACTCGCCGCCGTCGGGGAGACCATTGGGTTCGACCCCGAACGGATCGAGGCGGGGCTGGCCGAGTGGGACCGACTGATCGAGCGCAACCGGGAGATCCAGTCCGAGTCGTTCATTGAGCCGGGGATCGAACGTGGAAGATATGACGAAGACGCCTGA
- a CDS encoding RNA-binding protein: MASVPFHYIDLRTFCYATEDEKRVTEALQYYLPEEFEVDRAESEGHYGDRIVVLSARVETADDMRHVLRRVAELDDVDRFLDELDQRVDENCSLFLSLDKQSAFNGTAAVGDGITLRAKVEAYPAKKAAAVENAREAIEGVRDDAF, from the coding sequence ATGGCGAGCGTTCCGTTCCACTACATCGACCTTCGCACGTTCTGTTACGCGACGGAGGACGAAAAGCGGGTCACCGAGGCGCTCCAGTACTATCTCCCCGAGGAGTTCGAGGTGGACCGCGCCGAAAGCGAGGGCCACTACGGCGACCGGATCGTCGTGCTTTCCGCCCGGGTCGAAACCGCCGACGACATGCGTCACGTCCTCCGCCGCGTCGCAGAGCTCGACGACGTGGATCGGTTCCTCGACGAACTCGACCAGCGCGTCGACGAGAACTGCTCGCTATTTCTGAGTCTCGACAAACAATCCGCGTTCAACGGGACGGCGGCGGTCGGCGACGGGATCACCCTCCGCGCGAAAGTCGAGGCGTACCCCGCAAAGAAGGCCGCGGCCGTCGAGAACGCCCGCGAAGCGATCGAGGGCGTCCGCGACGACGCGTTCTGA
- a CDS encoding DUF1918 domain-containing protein, whose protein sequence is MSYEEDDSVILHDEHSEYDGEEGTVTQVMETMFGDETYTVSFEDGQETGISEDSLEAAE, encoded by the coding sequence ATGAGCTACGAAGAAGACGATAGCGTCATTCTGCACGACGAGCACAGCGAGTACGACGGTGAGGAAGGGACGGTCACACAGGTCATGGAGACGATGTTCGGCGACGAGACCTACACCGTCAGCTTCGAGGACGGCCAGGAGACCGGCATCTCCGAGGATTCGCTGGAAGCAGCAGAGTAA